A DNA window from Lagenorhynchus albirostris chromosome 5, mLagAlb1.1, whole genome shotgun sequence contains the following coding sequences:
- the NRROS gene encoding transforming growth factor beta activator LRRC33 has product MELLPLWLCLGFHFLTVEWRNPSGNVMATSQGGCELLDGVADCRGQNLASVPSNLPPSSQTLLLDANPLKTLWNHSLQRYPLLESLSLHSCHLEHISRGAFQEQARLCSLALPDNSLSESYKETAAALHGLRGLRRLDLSGNSLTEDMAALMLQNLSSLESVSLARNTIMRLDDSVFEGLGRLRELDLQRNYIFEIEGGAFDGLPELRHLNLAYNNLPCIVDFALTQLRSLNVSYNVLEWFLASGGEATFELETLDLSHNHLLFFPLLPQCSKLHTLLLRDNNMGFYRDLYNTSSPQEMVAQFLFMDGNVTNISTVNLWEEFSSSDLSDLRFLDMSQNQFQYLPDGFLKKMPSLSHLNLNQNCLMTLHIREHELPGALIELDLSQNQLSEVHLAPGLPGCLRSLRSFNLSSNQLLGVPTGLFADATNLATIDMSHNQISLCPRPGDLDPGGTPGCVDFRNVASLRSLSLEGCGLGALQDCSFQGMALTHLDLSGNWGLLNGSIAPLWDIAPTLQVLSLRNVGLSSGFKELDFSGFGNLRDLDLSGNALTSFPRFRGSLALQTLDLRRNLLTALPQRAVSEQLMGSLRTIYLSQNPYDCCGVEDWGALQRLHTVADLAMVTCNLSSRIIRLTELPGGVPQVCKWERVDMGLLYLVLILPSCLTLLVACTVIFLTFRKPLLQVIKNRCHWSSIY; this is encoded by the exons ATGGAGTTACTGCCCCTCTGGCTCTGCCTGGGTTTTCACTTCTTGACAGTGGAATGGAGGAATCCAAGTGGAAATGTCATGGCCACTTCCCAAGGGGGCTGTGAGTTG TTGGATGGAGTCGCTGACTGTCGAGGGCAGAACCTTGCTTCAGTGCCCAGCAATCTCCCGCCATCCTCCCAGACACTCCTCCTGGATGCCAACCCTCTCAAGACCCTGTGGAACCACTCGCTGCAGCGTTACCCTCTCCTGGAGAGCCTCAGTCTGCACAGCTGCCACCTGGAGCACATCAGCCGTGGCGCCTTCCAGGAGCAGGCTCGCCTGTGCAGCCTGGCACTGCCTGACAACTCACTCTCCGAGAGCTACAAGGAGACAGCAGCTGCTCTCCACGGCCTGCGGGGTCTGCGCAGGCTGGACTTGTCAGGGAACTCCCTGACGGAAGACATGGCGGCCCTCATGCTACAGAACCTCTCTTCGCTGGAGTCCGTGTCCCTGGCCAGGAACACCATCATGAGGCTGGATGACTCTGTCTTTGAGGGCCTGGGCCGCCTCAGGGAGCTGGATTTGCAGAGGAACTACATCTTTGAGATTGAGGGTGGTGCTTTCGACGGCTTGCCTGAGCTGAGACACCTCAACCTGGCCTATAACAACCTTCCTTGCATTGTGGACTTCGCCCTCACCCAGCTGCGGTCCCTCAACGTCAGCTACAACGTCCTGGAGTGGTTCCTGGCATCGGGGGGAGAGGCCACCTTTGAGCTAGAGACGCTGGACCTCTCTCACAATCACCTGCTGTTTTTCCCCCTCCTGCCTCAGTGCAGCAAGTTGCACACCCTCCTGCTGCGGGACAACAACATGGGCTTCTACAGGGACCTGTACAACACCTCGTCCCCACAGGAGATGGTGGCCCAGTTCCTCTTCATGGACGGCAACGTGACCAACATCAGCACCGTCAACCTCTGGGAAGAGTTCTCTTCCAGTGACCTCTCTGATCTCCGCTTCCTGGATATGAGCCAGAACCAGTTCCAGTATCTGCCAGACGGTTTCCTGAAGAAAatgccttccctctcccacctgaACCTCAACCAGAATTGCCTGATGACACTCCACATCCGGGAGCACGAGCTGCCAGGAGCGCTCATCGAGCTGGACCTGAGCCAGAACCAGCTGTCGGAGGTGCACTTGGCTCCGGGGCTCCCTGGCTGCCTGAGGAGCCTCCGGTCCTTCAACCTGAGCTCCAACCAGCTCCTGGGTGTCCCCACTGGCCTTTTTGCTGATGCCACTAACCTCGCTACAATCGACATGAGCCACAATCAGATCTCACTTTGTCCCCGGCCGGGGGACTTAGACCCCGGGGGCACCCCCGGCTGTGTGGATTTCAGAAATGTGGCATCTTTGAGGAGCCTGTCTCTGGAGGGCTGTGGGCTGGGGGCACTACAAGACTGCTCGTTCCAGGGCATGGCCCTCACCCACTTAGACCTGTCTGGTAACTGGGGGCTTCTGAATGGGAGCATCGCCCCTCTCTGGGACATTGCCCCCACGTTACAGGTCCTGTCTCTCAGGAACGTGGGCCTCAGTTCCGGCTTCAAGGAGTTGGACTTCTCTGGGTTTGGGAATCTGAGGGACTTGGATCTGTCGGGAAATGCCTTGACCAGTTTCCCAAGGTTCAGGGGCAGCCTGGCCCTGCAGACCCTGGATCTCCGCAGAAACTTGCTCACGGCCCTTCCTCAGAGGGCTGTGTCTGAGCAGCTCATGGGGAGTCTGCGGACCATCTACCTCAGTCAGAATCCATATGACTGCTGTGGGGTGGAGGACTGGGGGGCCCTGCAGCGCCTGCACACTGTCGCCGACTTGGCCATGGTCACTTGCAACCTCTCCTCCAGGATCATTCGCCTGACGGAGCTGCCCGGAGGCGTTCCTCAGGTCTGTAAGTGGGAGCGGGTAGACATGGGCCTGCTGTACCTCGTGCTCATTCTTCCCAGCTGCCTCACCCTGCTGGTGGCCTGCACTGTCATCTTCCTCACTTTCAGGAAGCCTCTGCTTCAGGTAATCAAGAACCGCTGCCACTGGTCCTCCATATACTGA